In Actinoplanes lobatus, the DNA window ATCTTCACCTCCGACGAATGGATCGCCTTCCTCGCCGGAGTCAAGACCGGCGAGTTTGACCTGCCAAGCTGACCGGAAGCACGTACTTATCTGTTCGGCGAGGGTCAGGCCCCGGCCTCGGGTGCACGTGAGTTGACATTTCCGAACGAGATGCCGCCTTGCACGTCGCGGGCCTGCACGACGTTGCCTCCGACCGAACCGGAGAGGTTGTTGACGACCCCGTCGCTGCCGGCCTGTAGGTAAGGGGTGAGATCTTGCCAGAGTCGGCGGAGTTCATGGTCAAAGGCGGGGTCCTCGGCGGCAGCCTGTGCGAGTTCCTCGCGAAGTGACTCAATGCGGGTGTCGTCCGATGGGTCGACCTCAGCCTCGGCGAGGGCCGTCTGCGCCGCATCGTCGCCCTGGAAACGGCGCTTGACCAGGCGGGCGAGCGCGGCGAACACGGCCCTGCCGCCCTCCGCCAGCGCTTCGGATGATTTGGTCGCCAACGTCAGCGCGACCGCGGCCAAAATCTCCTCGCCTGCCATCGTGACTCCCCGTTTCCCTCGCTCGGAGGCTACGCCGATCAGATAGCCTTCTCGCTCCGCGAGACCATCGACGTACGTGAGCGTAGATGCATGTGTCGCCGTAGTCGAAGGCTCCAGTCAACATCCTGACGCCGGAGACATGCCCTACTGACCTCAGGCGGTCCGCATCGATGTGCGGCAATCCGTTCGCGACGTGTCCCGTCGGCGACCGTCAAGATCGAAGTCCTGCCTCCGCCGTGCCCACTATGGATTACCCTGTGTGCGTGAATGGCCTGGTCGGCCCATGAACGCCTATTTGCGGAGCCATGCCGTCTGCCAGCATGTTTGACCCCCATTCGGCCGTCATGATAGCGTCACCCAGAGTAATAGAATCGCTCGGGATGATATGGGGAAGCATGGCTGAAAAATGGGAGGCTGATTCCTCGGCGTCATTCTTGCGGCGACTGGGGAAGTCGTCGCATGAGCTTGGGCAAACCTCCGGTGATGGAAGCTGCCCGGATATCTGGGAACTTGATAACGGTGACGTCGTCGTCATTGGTGCGGACCTGACCACGTCGTATGAATCCAGGCTGCCGGACGGTGTCAGTATTGACCCCGGAGAGCGTTTGGTCGTGATTCCTCGCGCGACGATCCTCGCCGCCAAGGCGGACATTCCGGATGCATGATCTCTTCGGTGGCGCCGCAGGCGAGCGGCTGGAGCTGGCTACCTACTACGCTGACTTTGAAACAGATCTGTGGTCGACTTCTGCGCCCGGCTTCTGGAAGCTGGAGCGTCAGCAGTTCTTCAAAGAGCCCGGAAATGCAAGCTGGGAAGCCTTCGATAAAGGCGACTGGCAGGAGTCGATGCGCATCATCGAGGCTGGGCGCTCTGACATGAGCGAGTATTATCGGAAGATTGATGAATACGGTTTCATCAATCGGCGAGTCCGTGTGGTCGAGCAGCCCATCATTCCCTATCTCCAATGGGAGCTTCATATTCTACGGATGCGCGACCAGTACGGCGGAAAGGTACGGGTCGTCACCGCGGAGCAAATCGCGGACTTTGAACGAAAGACCCCACTACCGGAGATCTACACCCACGGAACGACGGTCATGTACCAGGCCGTCTACGACGACGATGGAGTCCTGGAGTCCGCACGCAGGTTCACCGACAGTGACCTTGTAGCGCGCTGCCAGCGGTTCATCCAGGACCTGTACGAGATCGGCCAGCCGCTGGAGTCGTTCTTCGCCGAAAACGTCGCGGTTCTTCCCCCTCCGCGCATGCCGTAGCCGTCCTTTCACCTGACCGGACACAGCGATGCCTACCGAAGAGCCCGCCGACCGGGAGGAGACGGTGTGGCACGGCAACCGCATGGCAGCGGGCGGTACCGGCGATATCGTGCAGGCCCGCGATGTACATGGCGGTGTGCACTTCTACCGGTCCGAACCCGTAGCAGAAGCGACGTTCGCGATAACACCGTCGCAGCTGCCCGGTGACGTACGCGGATTCGTCAACCGGCACGCCGAGATGGCCTACCTCACCAACGCCCTGGCTGTGGACCCCGAGGAGCCCTCGGCTGCCGCCCTGATGGTCCTCACCGGAACGGCCGGGGTGGGAAAGACCTCCCTGGCACTGCACTGGGCCCACGGTGTCCGCCACCAGTTCCCCGATGGACAGCTCTACGTCAACCTGCGCGGCTACGACCCCGGTACGCCGGCCACACCCGAGCAGGTGCTCGACCGGTTCCTCCGCGATCTCGGAGTACCGGTGACCGCCATCCCGGTTCATCTGGACGACCGCGCGTCGCTGTACCGCTCGCTGCTGGCTGATCGCCGGATCCTGGTGATCCTCGACAATGCCGCTACCGTCGGGCAAGTTCGGCCACTCCTGCCCGGAACGGCCAGTTGCCTTGCCCTGGTGACCAGCCGCAGCCGGCTCTCCGGCCTGATCGCCCGGCACGGTGCTCTGCGGGTCGGCGTTGACATCCTGCAGGAGGACGACGCCGTTGCTTTACTGGGAAATGTGACGGCACGATACCGAGTCGACGACCAGCGACACGAGCTGGTGGAGCTGGCCCGGCTCTGTGCTCGGCTGCCGTTGGCCTTGCGGATCGCCGCCGAACGCGCCGCCAGCCGACCCATGATGCGACTCGACGAACTCATCGCCGACCTGCGCGACGAGTCGGGGCTCTGGGACGCGCTGACCGCCGACAGCGAGGACGACACCGACGCCGTCCGCACGGTGTTCGCCTGGTCGTACCGGGCACTGCCGGAACCCGCGGCGCGACTGTTCCGCCTTCTCGGCCTCCATCCTGGCAACGAGTTCGGCCTACCCGCCGCGGCGGCCCTCGCCGGTACCGACACCAGGTCCGTACGCCGGCACCTGGACGTACTGGTCGGTGCGCACCTACTCGAACAACCGGCCCCCGGTCGGTATCAGTTCCACGACCTGCTCCGCGCGTACGCGCTCGATCAGGTCCGCCTCCTCGAACCCGCCGACATCCACGCCGAGGTGCTGCATCGCGTTCTCGGCTGGTATCTGCACACCGCCGACGCCGCCCAGTCCCGTATCTCTCCCTTCGACCGATACCACCTGACCGAACCCGTCCCGCCCGACGTGCACCCGCTCGCCTTCGACGACTACACCACCGCACTGCGGTGGTACCAGACCGAGGCCGCCAACCTCGTCGGCGCGACCCGGGCCGCCGCCGAGGCGGAGTTGCACACCCTCGCCTGGCAACTCGCCGCTGTGCTGCGCGCCATCTACATCCACCAGAACGCCTTCGACGACTGGCTGACCACCAGCCGCATCGGCGTCGACTCCGCCACCCGGTCCGGTGACCGCACCGGACAGGCCGAAGCATGGGAAAACGTCGGCAAGGCATGCTTCCAGTCCCGTCGGCTCGACGAGGCCGAGACCAGCCACCGCGCTGCGCTGAGCATCCGCCAGAGCCTGGGCGACCGGTTCGGGGAAGCCAAGTCCACCAACGCACTGGGCCTGATCGGTCTGCGGCGCCGACGACTCACCGACGCCCGGTCATTCTTCGACCAGAGCCGGGCGATCTTCCACGACCTCGGTGAGCGCCGCTGGGAAGCACTCATGCAGAGCAACCTGGCCGAGACGCTGTGCGAACTTCATGATCCGCAGGCCGCCGCCGAGATCCTCCATGAGGCGCTGACGGTGTTCCGGGATCTCGGTGACCGATTCGGCGAAGGCAACGCGCTGTTCCTGCTCAGCTGGGTCCAGCGCGGACTCGGCGACATCACCCGCGCTCGCGCCGCCATCGACACGGCCCTCACCATCGCCGAGGATGACGAGAACCAGGTGTGGCAGGCGCACTGGCTGGTCGAACTGGGTGAAGTCCAGCGCGCCGCCGAGCAGCCCGCCGACGCGCTGATCTCCTATCAACGGGCAGCATCGATCCAGCGGCAACTCAGCGACCGCAGCCGCGAAGCCTTCGCGATCGAGGGCGCCGGCCGGGCCTATCAGCAGCTCGGCCGCCTCTCCGAGGCAACTGACTTCTATCGGGTAGCCGCCGAGACCCATCGCACGCTCGGCGACCGGTGGCGGCAGGCACTGTGCCTGCACCGCCTCGCGAACGTCCTCGAACAGCAGAATTCCCGAGACGAGGCCAGGTCCTGTCGGGGGCAGGCACTCCCCTTGCTCGCAGACTTCGATGACCCCGAGGCCAGCTCACTACGCCAGCGCATCACCCAAGCGCTCAGCGACGGATAGCGGGCGGCTCCGTGGATGCCGACTCGACAATCCAGATTGGCCCGTCGGCACACTCGGCTCGGGTCCCGTCCGCCGGATCCAGCCGTGTCCGGAGCACCTTCAGCCACTGGTCACCGACTTTGGCGACCGGAGCATGTTCCGGTCCCATGAAGCCGAACATCCGTACCTGGTTGTGCACCTGCGCCGAGGTCCGCGACCAGTCCACCACGGAGAACTCAGGCTCCACGAACCCCGCGTACGACGTACCCGCCTCATCCTGAGGAATCCCGGGAAACCCCCGCTCCACCTTGTCCAACGCGACCGTGAGCACCTCGTCGAGAACCGGGCTGACCCGCTGCCACAACGTGTGCCGGCTGACGTCTTCCTCCAAGGGGATCCCACCCCGCTGAGCGAGAATCGGACCGGTGTCGAACTGTTCATCCATCCGATGGACCGTCAACCCAATCTCCGGATCGCCGTTCCGGATCGCCCACAGCACCGGTGCCGGCCCCCGGTACCGGGGCAACAACGACGAGTGAACATTGATGACGCCTGCTCGGGGTACGCGTAACGCGGACGCGGGTAGCTTCCAGTTGAAGCCGTAGACCACCAGGAGATCAAGCCGGTATCCGCCCAAAGAGTCGGCCAGACCTTCGGCAGTACCGGGCAGCAAGAGATCCATACCGGCTGGCATCGCCTCAAGCACGCGGCCGACGGCCACTGCCGTACGAGCGTCCGTACGGCCCCTCGGCTTCATCGAACGGCAATACACATACGCGACGGGCTCGTGGCCCGCCGCAACGCAGGTTGTGTAGAGGGCTGCGAACTCCTCGACTCCGAACGTCGCAAGGCCAACGCGCATCGAAGCGGCCACGACGCTGACACTACCCGGCCGAGGCCCTGAACATCCTCAGCTCCTACCGGCTGGCGGCAGAGCGGACCGACGAACCCGCCGCCGCCAGTCAGCGAATCACCGTGAAGGCGGCGACCCGTCCAGGACCGCCTGCTCGACATCGGACAGTACACACCGCTGACCAGCGTGCATCGCACGTCATTCGACAGCACCGGCACCACCGTCGAGCACTCCGACAACCCGTATCGGGCCGACCCCTACGCCATCAAGGTGACGGTCTTCAATCACTGACCTACCGACCGTTCACACATTTTCCAACACCAGGTTCTCGGTGTCCGCCCCTGTTGACACGGAAGGTGAATATTGCGAGTGTTCGTCCAGCATGTTTCCTGTTTGAGTCTGTGGACTTGTCTCTCCGGGAGCACACCTCATGTCACTGAAAACCCGTGCACTGCTGGGCACCATACTCCTTTCGCTTGCATGTGTGAACGTTCCCACATCGGCTTCAGCCGGGCCTTCGCCGACCGCGTGCGCCACCACCGGGTCGGTCGACTTCGGCGTGGATCTGGCCGGCGACGGCTGGAAGTTCACCACCGGCGACGATCCGGCCTGGTCGGACCCGTCCTTCGCCGACACGGCCTGGCGGGACTGGAGCGTTCCCGACAACTGGGGCGCGCACAGCGACCTCACCTCGTACGACGGCTTCGCCTGGTATCGCAAGACGTTCACCCTGCCGGCGCGACCGGACGGGGTCACCGACGCGGCCGTCGTCGCCGCACTCGGCAAGATCGACGACGCGGATCAGGCGTTCCTCAACGGGCAGGAGATCGGGCGGACCGGGGGCTTCCCGCCCACCTTCGACTCCACCTGGGAGGTGCCGCGCGAGTACTACCCGGCGGACGGCCTGCTGAAATGGGGCGCCACCAACGTCCTCGCCGTGCGGGCCTACGACGGCACCGGTGGCGGGGGCTTCTACCAGGGACCGGTCGGGCTCTACTCGAAGGCGCGGCTACGGGCCCTTGCCGGCAACACGGGGACGGCTGCCACCCGTACCCAATTGGCTCATGCCTGTGCCGTGCTGGACCGGCAGCATCGCGCCGTCGCCGCCGGGGACGTCCGCGGCTATGCCGCGACGCTGGCCGACGGGTTCTTCCACCAGGGCGACACCGCCCTGCGCCGCGTCGCTGAGCTGCGGGAGCTACTGAAGGCCGGAAAGGTGACACTGACCGACGCGCAGGCCGAGGTGTTCGTGGACGGCCAGGGCCGGCTCGTCGTCGACACCATCCGCAGCTGGACCGGGCTGCCGCCGACCCGGGAGCTGCTCTACCTCGACCCGCGCAGACCGGTCGAGCTGGGTGACCACTCCCGGTTCTTCCGCGACGACTACCCGTCGGCGGCGATGGGCCGGCGTGCGCAGTTCAACGTGTACCTGCCGCCGGGCTACACCCGCACCAGCGCCAAGCGGTTCCCGGTCGTCTACATGTTGAACGGGTTCAACGGCAGCAACATTGAGTGGGAAGCCCGCAATATTGACAGTGTCCTGGACAAGCTCGGCGTCGAGGCGATCGTGGTGTTCCCGGACGGTGGCAGCGGCTGGTATGTCGACACGTCCGCCGGCAGATACCGGACGATGATCGTGGACGAGATCGTGCCGCTGGTGGACCGGGCGTACCGGACCGTCGCCGACCGGGAGCATCGCGGGATCAGCGGCGTGTCGATGGGCGGGCAGGGGGCGTTCACGCTCGGGCTGCTAAACCCGGCGGTGTTCAGCTCGATCGCCAGTCACATGGGCGCGCTGAGCCTGCCGCCGCTGGTCGGGACGTCCGCCGAGCAGGCCGCCAACGCCGGGCTGCGGCCGCTCACACTGGTCGCCGGGATGCCGGTGGCCGACCTCGACCGGCACCGGTACTACTTCGACGGCGGCGACTCCGACGAGTACCGGTTCGGGGCGGCGGCGCAGCAGATGAGCACGGCGTTGGCCGCTAAGGGCGTGCGGCACGACTATCAGCTGGGTGCCGGGCGGCACGATGACGCGTACTGGATGCCGAAGCTGGACCGGTCCTTCGGGCTGCACGCCGAGCAGTTCGCGGCCCATCCGGTGAAGCAGCCGCACGAGCCGAAGCCGGTCCGGTCGCCGTACGTCTGGCCGTGATCGTGGTCGCCGGGCCGCCCACCCCGGCCCGGCGACCATCCCCGCCGCCGCGTCCAATCACCGCGGCTGCCTCCACCCCGGATTTCGAAGCCCGCGCAAACCGTTTGCCCCTCCGGTCAAGGCCGGACACCATGGCCGTCATGCCGCCGCCTGAACTCAGCGTGAACGAGGCCGCTTCCTGAACGACCCGATCGACGAGTGGCCCGACAACCTCCAAATCGCGTTGGACAGGTACGGCGAGCCGCTGCCGCGTTGATCGGGCCTGCGCCTCGCCGTGATCCACAACCCGCGCACACGTCGTCGCCGAATGGCACGGGTGGCACCAGCGGGTCAGCGGTCACGGTGTCCAGGACTCGCTGGTGAAGGAACCGTCCGGGGAGACGAGAACGACGTGGATTCCCGCCAGGCCGCGCCCGGTTCGGGTCCGTTCGGTGAGATCCCGGTATCGGCGGTAATCCGGCAGGACCATCAACGTCTCGTGGCCGGGATGGCTGTCCAGCAGCATCATCGCCTTGAACAGGGCCTGGCTGAACCAGTGACCGGCCTGGGTGCTCGGCTGGGTCCGTTTCGTCTCCGCCGCTCGCCGGGGATCGGCGTACCCGTCGGACGGCCAGCCCTTGACCTCCGCCCCGAGTCTCCGGCCGCTTCTGGTCGCGAGCACGTCGACACCTCGCGCCTTCGTCGCGGTGTCGGCTTCCGAATCGATCGCCCATCCGTGACGCCGCAGAACATCGACGAAGACGGCCTGGACACTGCCCTCCCAGGGCCATCGCGACGACGTGCCGACACCAACCTCCACGTTCACCACAGCAGGTGGCGCCAGCCGGGTTGCCGGTACGCGGAGCCGGTATGTGCCCCGGTCAAGGCGTTCCAGGTCAGCGAAGGTGGTGCCGTGGTGGTCCGGCGCATTAGCACACATTCGGGAGACGACGTGGGTACGAATCGTCGACTCGGCGTACCGGCTGCCGCGGCGGCGCATCTCCGTCAGCACGTCCTGCAACGTGAAGTCGTCTCGACCGGACCGTCGGAGCAGATCCGCGATCGCGGCAAGGATCTCCTCCCGGCAGGTGAACGGCACAACGGTCACTTCCTTTCCGTGCTGTCGGTGTGCAGGGCCTCCACCAGGCCCTGAACTTCGGATTGCAGGTGGCGCAACTCCGCCGCGGTGGGCGCGAGTTCGTAGCCGTGGTGATGGCCGGCCCTGGACAACGCCCACCACAGGTAGGCGGCCCGGCTGGCGGTTTCCGCGCCGGCATACCGCCGGAGGGCGAGCAGTTGGGCGCGCCGACTGCGGCACTGGCCGACTGGCGGGGCGACCTCCTGCCAGTACCGGTCGAGGGCCGCCTCCAGGGCAAGTCGGAGCAACCAGACGCTGGCCCGCGGCCACAGACCGCGGGTTCCAGTGACCGGCTTCGTCATCAGGCCGGCGGCGTTGATCAAGTAGTTCTCGACGGTGATCACTTGAGCCTCGCTACAAGCCGGGCCACGTCGGTGACGAGCTGTTCGGGGTCGGCGACGGCGGCGCCGTGAGCGCCTTCCTTGCAGGCACGCAGGGCATCCGCGGCCCACGGACCGTGCGCGTTGTTGAGCCTGCCGAGAACCTGGCCGCCGGCGGTGACGTCGTCGAAGAGTGCCAGGGCCGCGACCTGGGTGGTGGTGCGGGCGGTGGCGAGCAGGGCGTCGACGTCACGATGGTTCTCGCCGCGCCCGATGCGGCGGGCGCGGATGATCTGGTGACACCGCGCTTCCAGCGCGGACCGGCAATAGGTGACGACCACGGGCGTACGGATGGGCATCGGCATGTCCTCGGTCCTGGCGAGGGCCTTGGCGTCGTCGAGGTAGCGCTCGACCGGGTCGATGTTCTTGCGGATCTCCACGGTGGAGTTCTCCCGGCGGGTGACCTCCCAGATGGTGGCGTCGAGTTCGAGACGGCGGACGGCCTCGGGGAGCCGGTCATCGTGGGTGAAGACGACGATCTGGCGGGTGGCGGCGAGGTCGGCGAGCACGCGGGCCAGGCCGTCGACCTTGGCCGGGTCCATGCTCTGCACCGGGTCGTCGATGATCAGGAACCGGAACGGGCTGGCGTCGGCGCTGGCCCGGGGCAGGAAGACGGCGAGTCCGAGCGCCTGCATCTCGCCCTGGCTCATGACGGACATGGCGCTGGTGGCGGTGCCGTCGACGGTGGCCGGGAAGGCGACGCGGCGGCGGGTGCTGGTGCCGTCGAGTTTCATGCCGGCGAGTTCGACGTTGCTCTCCTGGCGCAGTTCCTCCCAGATCTGCTGCGATCGGGCGGCGAACGGTGCGAGTTGCTGAGCCCGCAGGTTCTCGATGACCGGCTTGTACCAGTCGATGGCCTCTTTCAACCAGGCGAGTGGCGCCTCGTGCACGCGGGCCTCGTGGGCTTCGACAAGCCACTGCTGCAGTTGTGCGGCGACGTCGCGCCACTGATCGTGCCGGTTCCGCAGCCAGTCGACGGCGGCCTCGCGAACGGCGGCAACTGCTGCGATCAGGTTGGGGTAGGTACTGGTGAGGTGGACGGCGACGGCGTCGGGGTCGGCGTCCGCGATGAGACCGGCCCAGGCGGTCCAGGTGGCGTGGAGCCGTTCGCGCGGTTCCGCCGGGAAGCTGCCGGGCAGGTTGGTGGGTACGGCCGGCCCGACGGGGAGTGCGGTGACGGCCCGACGGGCGGTGGTCAGCGCGCGGCCGGCTTCGTCGCGGGCGGCGGCATCGCGACGGACGGCGGCGAGTCGCTCGGCGGTATCGGTACGCCAGGACTCGTCCAGTGTGCCGCGATGGCACAGCGGGCAGGGGCCGTCGCCGTGGGTGTCGTAGTGGTCGGCGGCCGCTTCGAGCAGCCGGGCAAGCGCTTCGGCCGTACCGGTGGCGGGTGTTTCGCGCAGTTGCCGGGCTGCTGCGGTGAGCCGGTCGGCGGCTTCGGTGACCTCGGCGAGGGCCGGCAGTTCCGGCAGCGCGGTGAGCCGCCGGTACGCCGTCGTCTCCGGATCGGAGTCATCGATACCGGCGAGCAGATCGTCGACGGCGTCGAGGTCCGGGCGGGTGGAGGCGAGCAGTTTCGCGGCGATGCGGGCGCGGTCGTCGTCGATGCCGTTGAGGAGCTGGCGGAGGTTCTTGCGCCGGTCGGAAACGGCGCGGACCTGGGTGTCGAGTTCGCGGCGGAGGCGTTTGAGCAGGTTGTCGGCGTCCGTGACGGGTTCGATGGCGAGCAGCGGGGCGAGCGCGTCGAACAGGTCGCTGGGGCGTGAGGAGATGAGCCGGCCCAGGTCGTTGGCGGTCAGCAGGGGACGGTAGGCCTCCAACGGCTGGCGCCAGCCGAGTTCGTCGATGTCGGCGTACCGATGGTTGCCGTGCCGGATCTCGACGTTCGCCTGGCCCGGTTCGGTGTCGTCGTCGCGCCAGTGGCGCCGTAGCCGTACCGGTTCCGGGTCGCCGTCGAACCGGGCGGTGAGTTCGATGGCGGCCTGGGACGGGCTGTGCAGGTTGCGCCAGCCTTCCCGGAAGATCCGGTTGTTCTCGGCCCAGCGCTTGCTGTCGCCGGTGAGCGACAGCTCGACGGCTTCGGCGAAGCTGGACTTGCCGGAGCCGTTGCGGCCGATGACCAAGGTCAGGCCGGGCTGCGCCGTGAGGTGGAGGGTGGCTTTGGCGCCGATGCCGCGGAATCCGGCCACGGTGATCCGGTCGAGGTAGACGTGCCGCTGCTCGGCTACCGGGCTGTCACGTTCGGGAAGGTCAGCGGGCGCGCCCTCGAGGACGGCGCGAAGCTGTCGCTCTCCGGCGTAGGCGCCGAGGACGGTCTCGGCGGCCTGGTCGGGGGTGTGCTGCTCGGCCAAACGGTCGAAAAGATGCTCCAGGAGTGCGTGTTTCGTGCTCACCGTCTGCTCCTATGCCGACGTTACGGTGGGCAGCCCTGGGGGTGGCGGCCGACAGAAAGACTGGGGATTGCTGGAACTTGCTGGAAGACTGTACGGTACGGGCATGGAACAAGTCGAGGCCCTCGATCGACGGATCCAGGCACTGCGCACCGAGGTACGCAGAGCACTGACCGGCGGCGACCGCGAGCGCGTCACCAGCCTGCGCAAGCAACTACGGCAGGCGGAGCGCGAGTGGGACGCCCTCCTCGATGAGGAACTGGCGGACCAGACCCCGCCAGTCACGGTTCCGCGCCCGGCGCCCGGCCCGCTTCTTCCGGTACGCGAACAGGTGCACCAGGCACTGACCCTGCTCGGCGCACCGGCCGCCCCGAAACTGGTGGTGGCCGTCCACGAGGCGTTCGCCACCGGCGAGCTGACCCCCACCAAACTCACCAGCCTGCGGCGCGACGAGGAACGTTCCTTCCACTCCTCGCCGTACGCCCGCCCGTACTATCTCTGCGCCGCCTTGACCGCCGACCACCTCGCGCCGGCCCGCGGCCTGATCGCTGTCTCGTCATGGCCGATGGCCACCCGGATCATCGGCCCGCTCAGCCCGCGCGTCGATTTCCTGACCGCCGCCATCCGCCTCGCCGAGCACCTCGACCGCCTACCGGAAACCGGCCCGAACGCACAACGGCTGCTGTGGCGCTTCGCCGCCACCATCCCCGGGGCCGCGGCCAGCGCGAACGCCATGACACCGGGTGCGGTCGCCGAGGCCGGCCGCGCGGAGCTGTCCATCCACCTCGACGCCGACCGGTCGCACCGCGAAGCGGCCGCGAAACGCGCCATCGACCAACTCAACCCCGCGCAGCAACTATTTGGCGCCCGCTTGGGCGATGCCGCCGCCACCGGCAGCTGATTCCCTATCCAGACCAGCAACGACGTTCTCCCGCGAAGGAACGAACGATGCACCACGACACCCAGGAGCGTCTGCGCCAGCTACGCGGTGCCACACCCGCGAAAAGCCACAACGCGCGTACGGTCGCCGCCCTCACCGGCAACCCGGGCTGCGTCCGCCGCGCCCTGCTCGACGCCGCCGGCATCGACAAGGACACCCTCGCCGCCCGGTTCGGTCAGTCGCCGTTCGCGATCACCCGCGGAAACGCCTTCGAAGCGCAGGTGAAGGCGAACGGTTTCGCCCAGCTGCTCACCCTGCTCCGGGAGACCCTCGGCCTGGAACTGGCCGAGGTCGGCGCCCAGGACCTTGAGGAGGTGGGCGGCAACAAGAACTCGGAACTGCGCTACACCCGTTCCCGCCAGGCGCTGAAGGCGGCGGTCGACGGCAGGGATGCGCCGACGTTCTTCGACCACCCGCTGCTCCGCCTCGACGTCGGCGGCAACGACGTCTACCTGGAGCCCGACCTGGTGGCGTTCCACCACGACGGCGTCCTCCACGTCGTGGAGATCAAGTCGTTCGCCATCATCGACAACCAGGCCGACGGTACGAAGGTGGCCGCCGCCGCCCGCCAGTCCGCCGTCTACGTACTGGCGCTGCGCCGCCTACTCGGTGACGACAAGGTGTCGCACGAGGTCGTACTGGTGTGCCCCAAGGACTTCTCCAACCAGCCCACCGCCGTGAAGATCGACGTCCGCAAGCAGCTGATCAACCTGGAACACCAGCTGACCCGGCTCGCCCGCATCGAAACCCTCGCCGGCCAGCTCCCGGACGGCCTGAGCCTCGATCCTGGTACGCACTCCCCCGCCGAACTGCTGGAGAACCTGTCCACCCTGGAGGCCAGGTATGCGCCGGCCTGCCTCGCCAGCTGCGAGATGGCGTTCCTCTGCCGGCACGAGGCCACCGGCTGCACCGACACCCTCGGCGCCACCGTCCGCGAGGAACTCGGCGGCGTCGAAACCGTGACGGAGGCACTCGGCCTGGCCCACGGCACCCGGGTGCCCGCCGACGACCAGCAGGAGGCGGCCACCATGCTGCGCAACACGGCCC includes these proteins:
- a CDS encoding ATP-binding protein — protein: MSTKHALLEHLFDRLAEQHTPDQAAETVLGAYAGERQLRAVLEGAPADLPERDSPVAEQRHVYLDRITVAGFRGIGAKATLHLTAQPGLTLVIGRNGSGKSSFAEAVELSLTGDSKRWAENNRIFREGWRNLHSPSQAAIELTARFDGDPEPVRLRRHWRDDDTEPGQANVEIRHGNHRYADIDELGWRQPLEAYRPLLTANDLGRLISSRPSDLFDALAPLLAIEPVTDADNLLKRLRRELDTQVRAVSDRRKNLRQLLNGIDDDRARIAAKLLASTRPDLDAVDDLLAGIDDSDPETTAYRRLTALPELPALAEVTEAADRLTAAARQLRETPATGTAEALARLLEAAADHYDTHGDGPCPLCHRGTLDESWRTDTAERLAAVRRDAAARDEAGRALTTARRAVTALPVGPAVPTNLPGSFPAEPRERLHATWTAWAGLIADADPDAVAVHLTSTYPNLIAAVAAVREAAVDWLRNRHDQWRDVAAQLQQWLVEAHEARVHEAPLAWLKEAIDWYKPVIENLRAQQLAPFAARSQQIWEELRQESNVELAGMKLDGTSTRRRVAFPATVDGTATSAMSVMSQGEMQALGLAVFLPRASADASPFRFLIIDDPVQSMDPAKVDGLARVLADLAATRQIVVFTHDDRLPEAVRRLELDATIWEVTRRENSTVEIRKNIDPVERYLDDAKALARTEDMPMPIRTPVVVTYCRSALEARCHQIIRARRIGRGENHRDVDALLATARTTTQVAALALFDDVTAGGQVLGRLNNAHGPWAADALRACKEGAHGAAVADPEQLVTDVARLVARLK